One Cydia pomonella isolate Wapato2018A chromosome 14, ilCydPomo1, whole genome shotgun sequence DNA segment encodes these proteins:
- the LOC133524943 gene encoding ankyrin repeat domain-containing protein 12-like, which yields MYIHIRKTIEVRQKNLLPVKPKPPKDFNNYLMNRRTYTLQSTVNPETKIEIPTTLPPQMVEEFTSQEKERTRLVTQHLVEKEKLVLAVEQEILRVHGRAERAMSNQSMPYSVCTILRGKEIYTEIPPEQEENKTTRRGRCNGRQINAWLQEVDDKWEKIKEGMLRRQHIEAETLHAVQVMEWEWKLKEVGICDTKTKPTTDPDHVPQVHVSNFDLPA from the coding sequence atgtacatacacattCGAAAGACGATTGAAGTTCGTCAGAAGAATCTCCTACCTGTCAAGCCTAAGCCCCCTAAAGACTTTAACAATTATCTTATGAATCGACGCACTTACACTTTACAGTCCACCGTAAACCCGGAAACCAAGATTGAAATCCCGACAACACTTCCGCCACAGATGGTAGAAGAGTTTACTTCCCAAGAGAAAGAACGTACTCGTTTAGTCACCCAGCATTTGGTTGAAAAAGAAAAGCTGGTGTTGGCAGTCGAGCAGGAAATTTTACGGGTTCATGGCCGAGCCGAGAGGGCCATGAGCAACCAGTCGATGCCTTACTCTGTCTGCACAATCCTGCGCGGAAAGGAGATATACACCGAGATACCTCCAGAGCAAGAAGAGAATAAAACGACTCGTCGGGGGCGCTGCAACGGGCGGCAGATCAACGCGTGGCTCCAGGAGGTGGATGACAAGTGGGAGAAGATTAAGGAAGGTATGCTGCGCCGGCAGCACATCGAGGCCGAGACCCTCCACGCTGTTCAAGTAATGGAGTGGGAATGGAAGCTGAAGGAGGTGGGCATCTGCGACACGAAGACCAAGCCGACCACCGACCCTGACCACGTGCCACAAGTCCACGTATCTAACTTCGATTTACCTGCTTGA